The following proteins are encoded in a genomic region of Gemmatimonadaceae bacterium:
- a CDS encoding P1 family peptidase — protein MSASRGGLALITLLALGVAGTRADAQTRPQTRPRARDLGISPLIGGTPGTLDAITDVAGVEVGHTTLIRGAAGPLVVGQGPVRTGVTIIHPRGQRDATPVFGAWFTLNGNGEMTGTTWLQEGGVLEGPIGITNTHSVGVVRDAILEWKVGTPGLQPWGLPVVAETYDGSLNDINGFHVKPSHVREAITSARGGAVTEGSVGGGTGMRCLGFKGGIGTASRRVTVAQGGYTVGVLVQCNFGAQRDLLVAGVPVGQEITDLASCAAGEMPATADAALRNRPRCASGAPRDDRTDAVEQGSIIVVVATDAPLMPHQLKRIATRVALGVGRTGGFGGNGSGDIFVAFSTANGKAAIAKDSASVTLLSNDMISPLFTATVQATEEAILNAMLAADTMEGANYTRVYGLPAARVVDALKKYGRLK, from the coding sequence GTGAGCGCGAGTCGCGGGGGGCTCGCGCTGATCACGCTGCTGGCGTTGGGTGTCGCGGGCACGCGCGCCGACGCGCAGACGCGTCCGCAGACCCGCCCGCGCGCGCGTGACCTGGGGATCTCGCCATTGATCGGCGGCACGCCCGGCACCCTTGACGCGATCACCGATGTCGCCGGCGTCGAGGTGGGACACACCACGCTCATCCGTGGGGCGGCGGGGCCGCTCGTCGTGGGACAGGGGCCGGTGCGCACCGGCGTGACGATCATTCATCCGCGCGGACAGCGTGATGCGACGCCGGTGTTCGGGGCGTGGTTCACGCTCAATGGCAACGGCGAGATGACCGGCACGACGTGGTTGCAGGAGGGCGGCGTGCTCGAAGGCCCCATCGGCATCACCAACACGCACAGCGTGGGCGTGGTGCGCGATGCGATTCTCGAATGGAAGGTGGGCACCCCGGGGTTGCAGCCGTGGGGCTTGCCGGTCGTCGCCGAGACGTACGACGGCAGCCTCAACGACATCAACGGCTTTCATGTGAAGCCCTCGCATGTGCGTGAGGCCATCACCAGTGCGCGTGGCGGCGCCGTCACCGAAGGCAGTGTCGGCGGCGGCACCGGCATGCGCTGCCTTGGCTTCAAGGGCGGCATCGGGACGGCCTCCCGTCGCGTCACGGTTGCTCAGGGCGGCTACACCGTGGGTGTGCTTGTGCAGTGCAACTTCGGCGCGCAGCGCGATCTGCTGGTGGCGGGCGTGCCCGTCGGTCAGGAGATCACCGATCTCGCGAGCTGCGCGGCGGGCGAGATGCCCGCGACCGCCGATGCGGCACTGCGCAACCGCCCGCGCTGCGCCTCGGGTGCGCCGCGCGATGATCGCACGGATGCCGTGGAGCAAGGCTCGATCATCGTGGTGGTGGCCACCGACGCGCCGCTCATGCCACATCAACTCAAGCGCATCGCTACCCGCGTCGCCCTCGGCGTGGGGCGCACCGGCGGCTTCGGTGGCAATGGCTCGGGCGACATCTTCGTCGCCTTCTCCACCGCCAACGGCAAGGCAGCCATCGCGAAGGACAGCGCGAGCGTCACGCTGCTCTCCAACGACATGATCTCGCCGCTGTTCACGGCCACCGTGCAGGCCACCGAGGAGGCGATCCTGAACGCGATGCTTGCCGCCGATACGATGGAGGGGGCCAACTACACGCGCGTCTACGGGCTGCCTGCGGCGCGGGTGGTGGACGCGCTCAAGAAGTACGGGCGGCTCAAGTAG
- a CDS encoding SRPBCC domain-containing protein has protein sequence MSHATPDPYEAANELRITRLYDAPVSLVWDAWTQDEHVGKWWGPRGFTITTHRKELRPGGFWDYTMHGPDGKDWPNFTRYHEVVPQARLVYDHGASSEDAKPMFRVTATFTDVGGKTELDMRMVLESAEAAAQTRAFVKAAGGNGTWDRLAEFLEKQQSNADVFVINRSFDTDINTMFDLWTKPEHFAKWLAPTGMTMAFIRVDIRTGGEGFYSMGNDAFTMYGKTAYTRIERPHLIQYTQCFVDAQENLSRHPMAPLWPAYMRTTVLLTEEGPHRTRVTVRWQPDQTATPEEIAVFAEARAGMTMGWTGSFDKLEAVIQAT, from the coding sequence ATGAGCCACGCGACGCCTGACCCCTACGAAGCCGCGAACGAGCTTCGCATCACCCGCCTGTACGACGCGCCCGTCTCCCTCGTGTGGGATGCGTGGACCCAGGACGAACACGTGGGGAAGTGGTGGGGGCCGCGTGGCTTCACCATCACGACGCACCGCAAGGAGCTGCGCCCGGGCGGCTTCTGGGACTACACGATGCACGGCCCCGACGGCAAGGACTGGCCGAACTTCACGCGCTATCACGAGGTCGTACCGCAGGCCAGGCTGGTGTACGATCACGGTGCGTCGTCGGAAGATGCGAAGCCGATGTTCCGCGTGACCGCGACCTTCACCGACGTGGGCGGCAAGACCGAACTCGATATGCGCATGGTGCTGGAGTCGGCCGAAGCGGCCGCGCAGACACGCGCCTTCGTGAAGGCTGCCGGCGGCAACGGCACGTGGGACCGTCTCGCCGAGTTCCTCGAGAAGCAACAGTCGAATGCCGATGTGTTCGTGATCAACCGCAGCTTCGACACCGACATCAACACGATGTTCGACCTGTGGACCAAGCCGGAACACTTCGCCAAGTGGTTGGCGCCCACCGGCATGACGATGGCGTTCATCCGCGTGGACATTCGCACCGGCGGCGAAGGCTTCTACTCCATGGGCAACGACGCCTTCACCATGTACGGCAAGACGGCGTACACACGCATCGAGCGGCCGCATCTCATCCAGTACACGCAGTGCTTCGTCGATGCGCAGGAGAATCTGTCGCGCCACCCGATGGCACCGCTCTGGCCGGCCTACATGCGCACCACGGTGCTGCTCACCGAGGAGGGGCCGCACCGCACGCGGGTCACCGTGCGGTGGCAGCCGGATCAGACGGCGACGCCGGAAGAGATCGCCGTGTTCGCCGAGGCGCGTGCGGGGATGACGATGGGGTGGACGGGCTCGTTCGACAAGCTGGAGGCGGTGATCCAGGCTACTTGA
- a CDS encoding metalloregulator ArsR/SmtB family transcription factor: MPDSLSLTFSALADPTRRAILARLRDGEASVGQLAEPFLGRMTLPAVTKHLKVLEKAGLVTKGREAQWRPCTLNAAPLRDVDAWMQEYRVHMEASLDRLGDYLKTLTTPTHQDSPDEPRDA, translated from the coding sequence ATGCCCGACTCCCTCTCCCTCACCTTCTCGGCGCTCGCCGACCCCACCCGGCGGGCCATCCTGGCTCGGCTGCGGGACGGGGAGGCGAGTGTGGGGCAGTTGGCGGAGCCGTTTCTGGGGCGCATGACCCTCCCGGCCGTCACCAAGCACCTCAAGGTGCTGGAGAAGGCCGGGCTCGTCACCAAGGGGCGCGAGGCGCAGTGGCGGCCGTGCACGCTCAATGCCGCGCCGCTTCGCGATGTGGACGCGTGGATGCAGGAATACCGCGTGCATATGGAAGCCAGCCTCGATCGCCTCGGCGACTACCTCAAGACGCTCACCACACCCACCCACCAGGACTCCCCCGATGAGCCACGCGACGCCTGA
- a CDS encoding beta-lactamase family protein, with the protein MRLRALPALALLLAPLLPARGQAGLRNRLDSLVRARLASGPVAGFSVGVVRGTDTLLLKAYGKGEIELGVPTPDRAIYEIGSVTKQFTAVAILQLRDAGKLSLDDLVTKYVPTFDTHGNTVTVRDLLSHTSGIRSYTEMASFGSIAAEPLRRDTLVTLVSKESFDFPTGTQARYNNSAYFLAGLVIEKASGQSYAQYVTERVFTPAGMRDASYCSESRVTPRKVRGYDVARDSLVNHAPISHSWPYAAGSLCASVQDLLTWNAALHGGKVLSAASYQELIAPATLTDGTRLRYAKGLALRTVGGHRMIGHGGAIPGYLAESEYYPDDQLTVVVLANTNGPVSPSTLGVDLAMLVLGRKPVTDSVFTGSRATLVGTYRGPARGAPLTVRIDSTATGLTIARNGGKPEVLHFAGGDTWTREEDRLRFVTEGGVAQIRYDAGSGYYFLRNQ; encoded by the coding sequence ATGCGTCTCCGCGCGCTCCCCGCTCTCGCCCTGCTCCTCGCGCCGCTTCTCCCTGCCCGTGGGCAGGCCGGCCTCCGCAATCGCCTCGACTCGCTCGTCCGCGCGCGCCTCGCCTCGGGCCCCGTGGCGGGCTTCTCCGTGGGCGTCGTGCGCGGCACCGACACGCTGCTGCTCAAGGCGTATGGCAAGGGGGAGATCGAGCTCGGCGTCCCCACGCCCGATCGCGCGATCTACGAGATCGGTTCCGTGACCAAGCAGTTCACCGCCGTCGCGATTCTGCAGCTACGCGACGCCGGCAAGCTGTCGCTCGATGATCTGGTCACGAAGTACGTGCCGACGTTCGACACGCATGGCAACACGGTAACGGTGCGGGATCTCCTCAGCCACACGTCTGGCATCCGCAGCTATACCGAAATGGCGAGCTTCGGCAGCATCGCCGCCGAGCCGCTGCGGCGCGACACGCTCGTGACGCTTGTCTCGAAGGAGTCGTTCGACTTCCCCACCGGCACGCAGGCGCGCTACAACAACTCGGCGTACTTCCTCGCCGGTCTCGTCATCGAGAAGGCGTCCGGCCAGTCGTACGCCCAGTATGTGACCGAACGGGTGTTCACGCCGGCCGGCATGCGCGATGCGAGCTACTGCTCCGAGTCGCGCGTCACGCCGCGCAAGGTGCGCGGCTATGATGTCGCACGCGACAGCCTCGTGAATCACGCCCCGATTTCACATTCGTGGCCGTACGCCGCGGGCTCACTCTGTGCGTCCGTCCAGGATCTGCTCACCTGGAACGCCGCGCTGCATGGCGGCAAGGTACTGAGCGCGGCGAGCTATCAGGAGCTCATCGCTCCGGCAACGCTCACCGACGGCACGCGCCTCCGCTACGCCAAGGGGCTCGCGCTGCGCACGGTTGGCGGCCATCGCATGATCGGTCACGGTGGGGCGATTCCCGGCTATCTCGCCGAGTCGGAGTACTATCCCGACGACCAGCTCACGGTGGTCGTGCTTGCCAACACCAATGGCCCCGTCTCACCGAGCACGCTGGGCGTCGATCTCGCGATGCTGGTACTCGGCCGGAAGCCGGTCACCGACTCCGTGTTCACCGGGTCACGGGCCACCCTCGTGGGGACCTATCGCGGCCCCGCGCGCGGGGCGCCGCTCACGGTGCGGATCGATTCCACGGCGACTGGTCTCACCATCGCCCGCAACGGTGGCAAGCCGGAGGTGCTGCACTTCGCCGGGGGCGACACGTGGACGCGCGAAGAAGATCGCCTGCGGTTTGTCACCGAGGGCGGTGTCGCGCAGATCCGGTATGACGCGGGGTCGGGGTACTACTTCCTCCGGAACCAGTGA
- a CDS encoding DUF4287 domain-containing protein — protein MPAKKVVPPPAPAPGQKLAGPASYFPSIEKTYGKPMQHWLDLTVKLLGKHTHMEAVGVLKTEHGLGHGHANAIVAYVKAKLAG, from the coding sequence ATGCCCGCCAAGAAAGTCGTCCCACCCCCCGCGCCCGCGCCGGGGCAGAAGCTCGCCGGCCCGGCCTCCTACTTCCCGAGCATCGAGAAGACGTACGGGAAGCCGATGCAGCATTGGCTCGATCTCACGGTGAAGCTCCTCGGCAAGCACACGCACATGGAGGCGGTCGGCGTGCTGAAGACCGAGCATGGACTCGGGCATGGGCACGCGAACGCCATTGTCGCCTACGTCAAGGCGAAGCTCGCCGGTTGA